A stretch of DNA from Actinomycetota bacterium:
CTGCCTGGAGGATGGAGAAGAGCAGAACTGAAACGATGCCGCCGGCCAGGAAGGTGGACAGCGGTAGGGGAGAGACCCTGATCCTCCTCAGTATCCCCTTCTCCCGGTAAGTTGCAATCTCCAGCGAGTAACCGGTGAGGCCGGAGAACATGATGACCATGGCCAGGATGCCAGGGATCATGAAGTCGATGTACTCGAAGTCCTTGGTACCGCCGGCTTCCTCCTCCCTCACGGCGATAACCTCCGGGGCCCCGGTCATCGCCTGCCCCACCTTCTCCAGTATTCCCCTGAGGGTGGAGGAGGTGACCTGGGCAGTGGTCATCTCCGAGCGGTTGACCAGCATCACCACCTCGCCGGTCCGGCCCGCGGACACCCGGTCGCCGAAGCCCTCGGGGATGATGAGGATGGCGTTTCTCTTCCCCTCCCGGAGGGCCTCGCGCTCCACCCCCTCCTCCCCCACCTCCACCTTCAGGGCATCGATACCCTCGAAGGCCTCCACCACCGCGCGGCTGACGGGGGAGCCGTCAATATCCACCAGCCCCACGCTGAGCCTTATCTCCCCCGAGCCGCCGAAGACCAGCCCGAGTATGGCCATGAGTAGGATAGGGAAGAGCAGGAGCCAGAACACGGCCTCCCGCTGGCGCAGGGTCATCTTCAGGTCGTAGATGACGACTTTCAGGAAAGCCCTCATGAACGGATGGTCCTCCCCGTGAGCTTGAGAAAGACGTCCTCCAGGGAGGCCCGCCTCATGTTCACCTCGTGGGCCTCCACGCCCTCCTCTCGACAGAGGGCCATGATCTCCATGAGCGCCTCTTGGGGCCGAGTGGTGATCACCTTGTAGTTGCCTTCGTCCACGCTGGCCATCACCACCCCCGCCAGTCCCGCCAGCCTCTCCACCTCGAGAGGGGGAAGGAGACGAAAGCTGATGTTGCTCTCCGGCACGTGCTCTGATACCAGGTCGCGGGGAACCCCCTGGGCGATTATCCTGCCGTGGTCCATGATGGCCACCCGGTCGCAGAGCGCCTCGGCCTCCTCTATGTAGTGGGTGGTGATGACCACCGTCTTTCCCCGCTCCCTGAGGTGTCCCACCATCTCCCATATGTGCCTCCTAGCCTGGGGATCCAGGCCGGTGGTAGGTTCGTCCAGGAATACCAGGCGGGGGTCGTTAACCAGGGCCAGGGCGATGGACAGGCGCTTGTGCTGCCCCCCCGGAGAGGGTGTTCACCCTCGACTTCGCCTTCTCCCGCAGCTCCGCCAGCTCCAGGAGCGCCCAGGGAGAAAGGGACCGGGTGTAAAAGGAAGCGAAGAGGTCCAGGGTTTCCCACACCGTGAGTTCCTCGAAAAATACCGTGGTTTGGAGCTGGACCCCGATCGACTCCCGTATCTTCCTCTGCTCCCGGCGGGCATCGAGTCCCAGAACGGAGATCTCCCCCGCGTCCGGGTCCCGCAGGGTCTCTATCATCTCCAGGGTGGTGGTCTTACCGGCTCCGTTGGGCCCCAGTATCCCGAATACCTCTCCTTCCTCTATATCCAGGTCCACGCCGTCCACGGCGCGCACGTCCCCATAATATTTCTTCAAACCTCGCACGCTGACGGCTAGCATCCTCAACCTCCAGGAGCCGAAGACGATGTAAAACTTGGTGCGACCTCCTTCCGCCTACCCGGACGATCCGTGGAACTCACGCCCATAATACCCTGCCTTGCCCTTCTGGGATCCAGGAAGGACCGTTTTTTTACCCCCATTACCGGTCCTCCTTAGAAGGAGGTCGCCTGGGGATCCCGGGCCGCCGATACGGTAATGCGCATCTATCATTAGTTTAAGGGATCCGCGTTCAGGGATGAGGAGAGCAAGATGCTATTTCCTTATCCCCGAAGAATGCTTTCCGTTCCCCCAGGAGCTCGTGGGAGAAGGGAAAACCACGGCACCCTCGCCCGCACAGGCTGGACCACGCGGCGCCTCATCCCGGTCCAGGAGCTGAATCTTGCGGCATCCACTCTTCAGATGTCGGTGGGACGAGCTGGCGAACCAGGACCCGTGGGGGCAGGAGCCCATTTACCCTCCCGGTAGTAAAAAGGAAGGCCTTTGCGCAAGCTTCGCCCTTT
This window harbors:
- a CDS encoding ABC transporter permease — protein: MRAFLKVVIYDLKMTLRQREAVFWLLLFPILLMAILGLVFGGSGEIRLSVGLVDIDGSPVSRAVVEAFEGIDALKVEVGEEGVEREALREGKRNAILIIPEGFGDRVSAGRTGEVVMLVNRSEMTTAQVTSSTLRGILEKVGQAMTGAPEVIAVREEEAGGTKDFEYIDFMIPGILAMVIMFSGLTGYSLEIATYREKGILRRIRVSPLPLSTFLAGGIVSVLLFSILQAVVLVAFGVLAFGMKLQGNYLGMALLVLLGSLSFLAVGFLIASLTRNSRSAGLAAQAIGLPMMFLSGIFFSLEWVPVPVRVIARCLPLYYLGDGLRGVMIDAAHLADIWVDVVVLVGVGVAAFLAAVRFFRWE
- a CDS encoding ABC transporter ATP-binding protein — translated: MLAVSVRGLKKYYGDVRAVDGVDLDIEEGEVFGILGPNGAGKTTTLEMIETLRDPDAGEISVLGLDARREQRKIRESIGVQLQTTVFFEELTVWETLDLFASFYTRSLSPWALLELAELREKAKSRVNTLSGGAAQAPVHRPGPG